One Amycolatopsis thermophila DNA segment encodes these proteins:
- a CDS encoding cache domain-containing protein, with protein MVHDAVTGEDIVEEVSGIVEGVFGRLAPVVTAATDVLGRPGPVRATELDALRPHVLAALGGRVVGAGFIAAPDALADQRFGFEWWTCTAGGPPAQLFISLDPASDHFLDYTRQSWFTVPRDSGRRHITGPYVDYLCTDEYTLTFTVPVRRAGVFAGVVGADVFVQEVERALLPKLRHLDGRAALINAQGRVIAANTARQATGSLVRDPDIASWWNSGAPPVRDDTTVLLRCGDAPIALLVRKR; from the coding sequence ATGGTTCACGACGCGGTGACCGGTGAGGACATCGTCGAGGAGGTGTCCGGGATCGTCGAAGGCGTGTTCGGACGACTGGCACCGGTCGTCACCGCGGCCACCGACGTCCTCGGCAGGCCGGGCCCGGTCCGCGCGACCGAACTGGACGCGCTCCGGCCGCACGTGCTCGCCGCGCTCGGCGGCCGGGTGGTCGGGGCCGGGTTCATCGCCGCTCCGGACGCCCTCGCCGACCAGCGGTTCGGCTTCGAGTGGTGGACGTGCACCGCGGGGGGACCGCCCGCGCAGCTGTTCATCAGCCTCGACCCGGCCAGCGATCATTTCCTCGACTACACGCGGCAGTCCTGGTTCACCGTGCCGCGCGACTCCGGCCGCCGCCACATCACCGGCCCCTACGTCGACTACCTGTGCACCGACGAGTACACGCTCACCTTCACCGTCCCGGTCCGGCGCGCCGGCGTGTTCGCCGGGGTAGTCGGCGCGGACGTGTTCGTGCAGGAGGTCGAGCGGGCGCTGCTGCCGAAGCTGCGCCACCTCGACGGGCGGGCAGCCCTGATCAACGCCCAGGGCCGGGTGATCGCGGCGAACACCGCGCGCCAGGCGACCGGCTCGCTGGTGCGCGATCCGGACATCGCGTCCTGGTGGAACTCCGGCGCCCCGCCGGTGCGCGACGACACCACGGTGCTGCTCCGCTGCGGTGACGCGCCGATCGCCCTGCTCGTCAGGAAGCGCTGA
- a CDS encoding helical backbone metal receptor: MTLFDDLGEDVPRRGVPRRVVSLVPALTEAVEVSAPGRIAGATDYCTHPEGLEVPRVGGSKYPKVDDVLALNPDLVLANSEENRPEDVERLRANGVPVWVMEAPATVPHALASLRRLLTQALELPEPDWLVTAEELWREAKPERARAVVPVWRKPWIVLGRDTFGGDVLHRLGIANVYSGHEDRYPRPKIDELRERFARGEADLLVLPDEPYLFTDVDGPEAFPDVPFVLVSGRYLTWYGPSLVDAHRELSAAFSAS; this comes from the coding sequence ATGACCCTGTTCGACGATCTCGGCGAGGACGTGCCGCGGCGGGGCGTGCCCCGGCGCGTGGTCTCCCTGGTGCCGGCCCTGACCGAGGCGGTCGAGGTGAGCGCGCCGGGCCGGATCGCGGGCGCCACCGATTACTGCACGCACCCGGAGGGCCTCGAGGTGCCGCGGGTGGGCGGGTCGAAGTACCCGAAGGTCGACGACGTGCTCGCGCTTAACCCGGACCTCGTGCTGGCCAACTCCGAGGAGAACCGGCCCGAGGACGTCGAACGGCTGCGCGCCAACGGGGTCCCGGTGTGGGTGATGGAGGCCCCCGCCACCGTGCCGCACGCCCTCGCGTCGCTGCGGCGCCTGCTGACCCAGGCGCTCGAACTGCCCGAGCCGGACTGGCTGGTCACCGCCGAGGAGCTGTGGCGCGAGGCGAAGCCCGAGCGGGCGCGCGCGGTCGTGCCGGTGTGGCGCAAGCCGTGGATCGTCCTGGGACGCGACACGTTCGGCGGTGACGTGCTGCACCGGCTGGGTATCGCCAACGTCTACAGCGGACACGAAGACCGGTACCCCCGGCCGAAGATCGACGAGCTGCGGGAGCGGTTCGCCAGGGGCGAGGCCGACCTGCTGGTGCTGCCGGACGAGCCGTACCTGTTCACCGACGTCGACGGGCCCGAGGCGTTCCCGGACGTGCCGTTCGTGCTGGTCTCCGGCCGCTACCTGACCTGGTACGGACCGTCCCTCGTGGACGCCCACCGGGAGTTGTCGGCCGCGTTCAGCGCTTCCTGA
- a CDS encoding DUF4326 domain-containing protein has product MTDDWTDEERELAGRLRDGHAVLVNVRKSGPHKHLVPWLVEHDLITYIGHKGNRHSWPESPFANPFVKEAKQDREAMVRHYREYLAGRPDLLDRLPELAGRALGCWCAPLPCHGHVLLEHLEGGR; this is encoded by the coding sequence ATGACCGACGACTGGACCGACGAAGAACGCGAGCTGGCCGGGCGCCTGCGGGACGGGCACGCGGTGCTGGTCAACGTGCGCAAGTCCGGGCCGCACAAGCACCTCGTGCCGTGGCTCGTCGAGCACGACCTGATCACCTACATCGGGCACAAGGGCAACCGGCACTCGTGGCCCGAGTCGCCGTTCGCGAACCCGTTCGTCAAGGAGGCCAAGCAGGACCGGGAGGCGATGGTGCGGCACTACCGCGAGTACCTGGCGGGGCGGCCCGACCTGCTGGACCGGCTCCCGGAGCTGGCGGGGCGGGCGCTGGGCTGCTGGTGCGCGCCGCTGCCCTGCCACGGCCACGTCCTGCTGGAACACCTGGAGGGCGGCCGATGA
- a CDS encoding RNB domain-containing ribonuclease: protein MPRVVTSTNSADGGFARLRAEFELPEDFDPAVLAEAETVVLDPSEFAADRADATDLPLVTLDPAGAKDLDQAILIERRAGGFRVHYAIADLAAFVAPGGPIDREARRRGQTLYLPDGTVPLHPPVLSEGAASLLPGEIRPAALWTLDLDRDGELAGATVHRALVRSTEQLDYASADPAAPHPSIAALPELGTLRRELAVRRGAVEPQLPDRIIGANGGDWVLGMRPRTVLEAWNAEISLLTGMAAARMMIDAKIGLLRTLPEPDAETLDWLRGAARALGIDWPAHTGVAELLAGLDPAQPESMAFYTDTTRLLRGAGYTSFDGELPGTVTHAGIGAPYTHVTAPIRRLADRFAAEICLAISAGEPVPVWTREALAVLPGLMNASDQLAARVEKACLDQVEAWTLADRTGDTFEAVVLRAEENRAEIMLADPPVMARCAGENLPEGRRITVRLTAVDVDKRKVSFERA from the coding sequence GTGCCCCGTGTGGTGACCAGCACGAACTCGGCGGACGGCGGCTTCGCCCGGCTGCGCGCCGAGTTCGAGCTGCCGGAGGACTTCGACCCGGCCGTGCTCGCCGAGGCCGAGACCGTCGTGCTCGACCCGTCCGAGTTCGCCGCCGACCGCGCGGACGCCACCGACCTGCCCCTGGTCACGCTCGATCCGGCGGGCGCGAAGGACCTGGACCAGGCCATCCTGATCGAGCGGCGCGCGGGCGGCTTCCGGGTCCACTACGCGATCGCCGACCTGGCCGCGTTCGTCGCGCCGGGCGGCCCGATCGACCGCGAGGCGCGCCGCCGCGGGCAGACCCTGTACCTGCCGGACGGCACCGTCCCGCTGCACCCGCCGGTGCTGTCCGAGGGTGCCGCCAGCCTGCTGCCGGGCGAGATCCGCCCGGCCGCGCTGTGGACCCTCGACCTCGACCGCGACGGCGAACTCGCCGGCGCCACCGTGCACCGCGCACTGGTCCGCTCGACCGAGCAGCTCGACTACGCCAGCGCCGACCCGGCGGCGCCGCACCCGTCGATCGCCGCCCTGCCCGAACTGGGCACCCTGCGCCGCGAGCTGGCCGTGCGCCGCGGCGCCGTCGAACCGCAGCTGCCGGACCGGATCATCGGCGCCAACGGTGGCGACTGGGTGCTGGGCATGCGGCCGCGCACGGTACTGGAGGCCTGGAACGCGGAGATCTCGCTGCTCACCGGCATGGCCGCGGCCCGCATGATGATCGACGCGAAGATCGGCCTGCTGCGCACCCTGCCCGAGCCGGACGCGGAAACCCTGGACTGGCTGCGCGGCGCCGCCCGCGCGCTCGGCATCGACTGGCCCGCGCACACCGGCGTCGCCGAGCTGCTGGCCGGCCTCGATCCCGCGCAACCGGAGTCGATGGCCTTCTACACCGACACCACCCGCCTGCTGCGCGGCGCCGGGTACACGAGCTTCGACGGCGAGCTGCCCGGGACGGTGACGCACGCCGGCATCGGCGCGCCGTACACCCACGTCACCGCGCCGATCCGCCGCCTGGCCGACCGGTTCGCCGCCGAGATCTGCCTCGCGATCAGCGCGGGCGAGCCGGTACCGGTGTGGACGCGCGAAGCGCTCGCCGTGCTGCCCGGCCTGATGAACGCCTCGGACCAGCTCGCCGCCCGCGTCGAGAAGGCCTGCCTCGACCAGGTCGAGGCGTGGACGCTGGCCGACCGCACCGGGGACACCTTCGAGGCCGTCGTGCTGCGCGCGGAGGAGAACCGGGCGGAGATCATGCTGGCCGACCCGCCGGTGATGGCGCGCTGCGCGGGGGAGAACCTGCCGGAGGGCCGGCGCATCACGGTCCGGCTCACGGCGGTGGACGTCGACAAGCGGAAGGTGTCGTTCGAACGGGCATGA
- a CDS encoding nucleotide-binding protein, whose amino-acid sequence MKVAFVGKGGSGKTTLTSLFAAYLTGSGCPVLAIDADINQHLAVALGASAEEAAALPTLGEHLPLIKDWLRGDNPRITSADAMIKTTPPGRGSRLVRPFEDNPVMAACFRDVAGVRLGVTGRFTEDDLGVACYHSKVGAAELLLNHLVDDAGEYVVMDMTAGADAFASGLFTRFDVTFLVCEPTLRSVGVYRQYAEYARDFGVRLAVVGNKVTDDEDVEFLREQLGSDLVCWLSGSGHVRAAERGRARPITALEPHNLEALATARSTVDSAPRDWAKFHRQAVEFHLRNARSWGNERTGADLAAQVDPEFVPGPPALAGA is encoded by the coding sequence GTGAAAGTCGCCTTCGTCGGCAAGGGCGGGAGCGGGAAGACGACGCTGACCTCGCTGTTCGCCGCCTACCTCACCGGGTCCGGCTGCCCCGTGCTGGCCATCGACGCCGACATCAACCAGCACCTCGCCGTCGCCCTGGGCGCGTCCGCGGAAGAGGCGGCGGCGCTGCCCACGCTCGGCGAGCACCTGCCCCTGATCAAGGACTGGCTGCGCGGCGACAACCCGCGGATCACCAGCGCCGACGCGATGATCAAGACGACCCCGCCGGGTCGCGGGTCGCGGCTGGTGCGGCCGTTCGAGGACAACCCGGTGATGGCGGCGTGCTTCCGCGACGTCGCCGGCGTGCGGCTGGGCGTGACCGGCCGGTTCACCGAGGACGACCTGGGCGTCGCCTGCTACCACTCGAAGGTCGGCGCGGCGGAGCTGCTGCTGAACCACCTGGTCGACGACGCCGGCGAATACGTGGTGATGGACATGACCGCCGGCGCCGACGCGTTCGCCTCCGGTCTGTTCACGCGCTTCGACGTGACGTTCCTGGTGTGCGAGCCGACGCTGCGCAGCGTCGGCGTGTACCGGCAGTACGCCGAGTACGCCCGCGACTTCGGTGTGCGGCTCGCGGTCGTCGGGAACAAGGTCACCGACGACGAGGACGTGGAGTTCCTGCGCGAGCAGCTGGGTTCCGACCTCGTGTGCTGGCTGAGCGGATCCGGGCACGTGCGCGCCGCCGAGCGCGGCCGCGCCCGGCCGATCACCGCGCTGGAGCCGCACAACCTGGAGGCACTCGCCACCGCCCGGTCCACTGTGGATTCCGCTCCGCGGGACTGGGCGAAGTTCCACCGGCAGGCCGTCGAGTTCCACCTGCGCAACGCCCGGTCGTGGGGCAACGAGCGCACGGGTGCGGACCTGGCCGCGCAGGTGGATCCCGAGTTCGTGCCCGGCCCGCCCGCGCTGGCCGGGGCGTGA